The following proteins are co-located in the Haloarcula marismortui ATCC 43049 genome:
- a CDS encoding glycosyltransferase family 2 protein encodes MQGGISTAESAAHEQTGGDSSLSPETKSPRLSNTLVAIPAYNEEIGIGSTVLSVQKITKNVLVVDDGSSDATADIAREAGATVIEHEQNQGKGGAVQTIFDYAAGSDYKALVLIDGDGQHVPEEIPEVVHPVLNGHAEMVIGSRYIESETTETPLYRRVGQQTLDSLTIGSSGESLTDTQSGFRAFSVEAVEKISITTDGIGVESEMIDRASAADLEISEVPIDVRYDGVDGQTYNPLRHGLAVVVFILQLVRDKHPLVFFGAPGMLLFLFGTLYGLQGILVYQATGVFYPAKVLVAGFSTVIGVLGVFAGLILNQIANMITET; translated from the coding sequence ATGCAAGGTGGAATAAGCACGGCCGAAAGTGCGGCGCATGAACAAACTGGAGGCGATAGTTCGTTATCGCCTGAGACGAAATCACCAAGGCTTTCAAACACATTAGTTGCGATTCCAGCCTACAACGAGGAAATTGGCATTGGTAGCACCGTTCTTTCGGTTCAGAAAATAACCAAGAACGTGCTTGTCGTCGATGATGGAAGTTCCGACGCGACGGCTGATATCGCTAGGGAAGCTGGGGCGACAGTCATCGAACACGAACAGAATCAGGGGAAGGGTGGTGCTGTCCAGACTATATTTGACTATGCCGCGGGCTCGGACTACAAGGCGCTGGTGCTCATCGATGGGGATGGCCAACATGTGCCCGAAGAGATACCAGAAGTAGTACATCCCGTCCTCAACGGCCATGCGGAGATGGTAATCGGGAGTCGCTATATCGAATCTGAGACGACGGAAACGCCGCTGTACCGTCGGGTAGGCCAGCAGACGCTAGATTCGCTCACCATCGGATCATCCGGAGAATCCTTGACTGACACACAGAGCGGTTTCCGTGCGTTCTCGGTCGAGGCAGTCGAGAAAATCTCAATTACAACTGATGGTATCGGCGTTGAAAGTGAGATGATAGACCGTGCAAGTGCTGCAGACCTCGAGATCTCTGAAGTTCCGATTGACGTCCGGTATGATGGGGTCGACGGACAGACCTACAACCCACTGCGACACGGGCTTGCTGTCGTAGTGTTCATCCTGCAGTTGGTCCGGGACAAACATCCGCTGGTATTCTTCGGCGCACCGGGAATGCTTCTATTTTTGTTCGGCACATTGTACGGACTTCAGGGTATACTCGTGTATCAAGCTACCGGCGTGTTTTATCCAGCGAAGGTTCTAGTAGCAGGCTTCAGCACGGTGATTGGCGTTCTGGGCGTTTTCGCCGGCTTGATACTGAATCAAATAGCGAACATGATCACTGAAACATAA
- a CDS encoding alpha-1,2-fucosyltransferase codes for MTIEDEKPVLIYSAGGGRLGNQLINFCNLYSISQEYDLRVHCLPFYDYTFAFEEIEGHDSIQLDCEELSTVWKKSIIDLWSGRFSDNVIIETIRPAVLHTIARTSKNAQSIIAGDSHLPIPLLGKHYPEIDFTEETIISKVKDNPISVVSGWNVRAWPLVKKYKQLLVEELQINKDYRDPAMSHLSRLREEHDIIVGVHMRQGDYRTWRNGKFYFDAAYYNKCMEIIDKFFEKEDVGFLVASNTSQQNSFENVSSHLSLCQEDSTLSYVTDFAELSLCDYVLAPPSSFSVFAAFLGDIPVIPIHSEFENSPVEILEKPLIESIDHDILSYAIK; via the coding sequence GTGACAATTGAGGATGAGAAGCCGGTTCTAATTTACTCGGCAGGGGGTGGACGTTTAGGAAACCAGTTGATTAATTTTTGTAATTTATATTCAATTAGTCAGGAATATGATTTACGAGTCCATTGTCTACCATTCTACGATTACACGTTTGCATTTGAAGAAATTGAGGGCCACGATTCCATTCAGTTAGATTGTGAGGAGCTGTCGACGGTATGGAAAAAATCAATAATAGATCTGTGGAGCGGACGTTTTTCAGATAATGTGATCATAGAAACGATAAGGCCAGCAGTGCTACATACAATTGCAAGAACTTCAAAGAATGCTCAAAGCATTATTGCCGGGGATAGCCATCTACCAATTCCACTGCTAGGAAAGCATTACCCTGAGATTGATTTCACAGAGGAAACGATCATTTCAAAGGTCAAAGATAACCCAATTTCGGTAGTTAGTGGATGGAACGTACGTGCTTGGCCGCTAGTTAAAAAATATAAACAGTTACTGGTTGAAGAATTGCAAATTAACAAAGATTATCGGGACCCTGCGATGTCACATCTGTCTCGCCTACGGGAAGAGCATGACATTATCGTTGGAGTGCATATGAGACAGGGAGATTATCGCACTTGGAGAAATGGGAAATTCTATTTTGATGCCGCTTATTATAATAAATGCATGGAGATAATAGATAAATTCTTTGAAAAAGAGGATGTGGGGTTTCTGGTTGCATCAAATACGTCTCAACAGAATTCTTTTGAGAACGTTTCTTCTCACCTCTCTCTTTGTCAAGAAGATAGTACCTTAAGTTATGTGACCGATTTCGCTGAGCTTTCACTTTGTGACTATGTTCTAGCACCACCAAGTAGCTTCAGTGTATTCGCAGCATTTCTCGGGGATATTCCTGTGATTCCAATCCACTCGGAATTTGAGAATTCACCAGTAGAGATCCTTGAGAAGCCCTTGATAGAGTCGATCGATCACGATATTTTGAGCTACGCAATCAAATGA
- a CDS encoding glycosyltransferase family 4 protein encodes MKVAHVLHPYQPDLGYQENYLPAKQCELGHDARIFTSDYAPVSEGDNLQYERGYHEYKSVPTYRLKTTLNLDSMEKVYLKKLFSALSDFDPDVIHAHGLYSITTFQCAVYELLNDVDLFVDVHVDNDNLHTDTPAKKLLYGSHRTLGVPFLTSRAEAFLPVNPQAEHFIVDKMGISEEHVEFLPLGVDTDVFSPQAAQSDFRDELGYDSDEMVIISSGNLNETKDLEVLIHAFDQVNDAHPEARLLLVGPCPEEYKRSLKELISNFGLEDCTRFEGRVPHETLADYYLAADIGVWPGKLGITIIEAIGCGLPVVVCESAATSFLVANHNGISFERGDIDKLETCLTQYCSSTDLQERHAENALKYALDQLSWSNIAEGSIRLYENS; translated from the coding sequence ATGAAAGTTGCTCACGTTCTCCATCCATATCAGCCGGACTTAGGATATCAAGAGAACTATCTTCCTGCGAAGCAATGTGAATTAGGCCATGACGCGCGGATATTCACTAGTGACTACGCTCCCGTTTCAGAAGGCGACAACTTACAGTACGAAAGGGGGTATCACGAGTACAAGTCTGTCCCGACGTATCGCTTAAAAACAACACTAAATTTGGATTCGATGGAGAAAGTGTATCTAAAAAAGTTGTTCTCGGCCCTCTCGGATTTCGACCCCGATGTGATTCATGCCCATGGTCTGTACTCCATCACTACCTTCCAGTGTGCCGTGTACGAACTGCTGAACGATGTTGATTTGTTCGTCGATGTTCATGTAGACAACGACAATCTCCACACAGACACCCCAGCGAAAAAGCTACTCTACGGCAGTCACCGCACTCTGGGTGTTCCATTTTTGACTTCCAGAGCGGAGGCCTTCCTTCCTGTAAATCCCCAAGCCGAACACTTCATTGTCGACAAAATGGGGATTTCAGAAGAACACGTCGAGTTCTTGCCTCTTGGGGTTGACACGGATGTGTTCTCGCCACAGGCCGCTCAATCCGATTTCCGAGACGAATTGGGGTACGACTCCGATGAAATGGTAATTATTTCATCGGGCAACCTAAATGAGACGAAAGACCTTGAGGTTCTAATCCATGCGTTCGACCAGGTCAATGATGCTCATCCAGAGGCTCGACTCCTCCTCGTCGGCCCCTGCCCCGAAGAATATAAGCGCTCACTGAAAGAACTAATTTCGAATTTTGGTTTGGAAGACTGTACGCGATTCGAAGGCCGAGTTCCTCATGAAACTCTTGCCGACTACTACCTCGCGGCGGATATCGGTGTCTGGCCCGGAAAGCTTGGGATTACAATCATCGAGGCGATTGGGTGTGGGTTGCCGGTCGTGGTATGTGAGAGTGCTGCGACTTCCTTTCTAGTGGCAAATCATAATGGAATCTCATTTGAGCGGGGAGATATAGATAAATTAGAAACATGCCTCACCCAATACTGTTCGAGCACTGATCTGCAAGAGCGTCACGCAGAAAACGCATTGAAGTATGCATTGGATCAGCTCTCATGGAGTAATATCGCAGAAGGAAGTATAAGATTGTATGAAAACTCATAA
- a CDS encoding glycosyltransferase family 2 protein, with amino-acid sequence MKISIITAVYNDPRVERCLDSVASQQGNFEVEHIVVDSESTDDTVDVIEQYENHIDCLISEPDDGMYDAINKGIEAATGDVIGLLNADDYYQDQRVLHDVASQLAETGADACYGDLVYVDADDDVVRYWKSDEYSRYKLYYGWMPPHPTFFVRHEIYERHGGFDLSYEISADYELMIRLLLNTDISVTYLDRVLVRMELGGMSNQSIENMLTVIEDMYRGWKKHNRLGRFVAPFLHPVEKVPQFIRSPPGEKEGT; translated from the coding sequence ATGAAAATCAGTATCATCACTGCAGTATATAATGACCCGCGAGTCGAGCGGTGTCTGGACTCTGTCGCCAGCCAACAGGGCAACTTTGAGGTTGAGCATATTGTCGTCGATAGCGAATCAACGGATGACACTGTCGACGTAATTGAGCAGTATGAAAATCACATAGACTGTCTGATCTCCGAGCCAGACGACGGAATGTACGACGCCATCAACAAGGGCATCGAGGCGGCGACGGGCGATGTCATCGGGCTACTCAACGCGGACGATTACTACCAGGACCAGCGCGTGCTCCACGATGTCGCGAGCCAGCTGGCCGAGACAGGGGCTGACGCCTGTTACGGCGACCTCGTCTACGTCGATGCGGACGACGATGTGGTTCGATACTGGAAAAGCGATGAGTATAGCCGGTACAAGCTTTATTACGGATGGATGCCTCCACATCCAACCTTCTTCGTCAGGCATGAGATCTATGAGAGGCACGGCGGCTTCGACCTCTCGTACGAGATTTCGGCCGACTACGAACTCATGATTCGATTGCTGTTGAATACGGATATCTCGGTGACATACCTCGATCGCGTGCTGGTCAGGATGGAACTGGGCGGCATGAGTAACCAATCAATTGAGAACATGCTAACCGTTATCGAAGACATGTATCGTGGGTGGAAGAAACACAACCGGTTAGGGCGGTTCGTCGCGCCGTTTTTGCATCCGGTTGAGAAGGTGCCACAGTTCATCCGAAGTCCGCCAGGAGAAAAAGAAGGTACTTGA
- a CDS encoding GDP-L-fucose synthase family protein codes for MSSYWEGQTVMVTGGAGFLGSHLVEELEARSDTVDVFVPRSNEYDLRERTDIRRAFTQSGADVVVHLAATVGGIGANRENPGRYFYDNAIMGIELLEMARQFDVDKFTILGTICSYPNHTEVPFSEDDLFDGYPEETNAPYGIAKKALLTQSRAYRKQYDFNSIYLMPVNLYGPRDDFDLHSAHVIPAIIRKCIEARERGDDSITAWGTGEPTREFLYVKDAARGILDATERYDRSNPVNLGSGAEISIRALIERIADMTDFEGDIKWDTSKPDGQPRRRLDTSRAKEYFDWTAQTDFEDGLRRTIDWYEAVRTDYPAGGPRADA; via the coding sequence ATGAGTTCGTACTGGGAGGGCCAGACCGTCATGGTCACCGGCGGCGCTGGTTTCCTTGGCAGTCATCTCGTGGAGGAACTGGAAGCCCGGTCGGATACTGTCGACGTGTTTGTTCCCAGAAGCAATGAATATGACCTGCGTGAACGGACGGACATCCGTCGAGCCTTTACCCAGTCCGGGGCCGATGTCGTGGTCCACCTAGCGGCGACGGTCGGTGGTATCGGCGCTAACCGCGAGAACCCCGGTCGGTACTTCTATGACAACGCCATTATGGGCATCGAGTTGCTGGAGATGGCCCGTCAGTTCGATGTCGACAAGTTCACGATTCTGGGAACGATCTGCTCGTATCCAAATCACACGGAGGTTCCGTTCAGCGAAGACGACCTCTTCGACGGGTATCCCGAGGAAACGAACGCACCCTACGGTATCGCAAAGAAGGCACTGCTCACACAGTCACGGGCCTATCGGAAACAGTATGATTTCAACAGTATCTATTTGATGCCGGTGAACCTCTATGGCCCGCGCGACGACTTCGATCTCCACTCCGCTCATGTGATCCCAGCTATCATCCGCAAATGCATCGAAGCCCGCGAGCGCGGAGATGATAGTATCACTGCCTGGGGAACCGGTGAACCGACACGCGAGTTCCTCTACGTGAAAGACGCGGCCCGTGGTATCCTTGATGCGACCGAACGCTACGACCGGAGCAACCCCGTCAACCTCGGTAGCGGGGCAGAAATCAGCATCCGAGCACTCATCGAACGGATTGCGGACATGACTGACTTCGAGGGCGACATCAAATGGGATACCTCCAAACCTGATGGGCAACCACGTCGTCGTCTGGACACCAGTCGAGCCAAGGAGTACTTCGACTGGACCGCGCAGACGGATTTCGAGGACGGGCTACGGCGGACCATCGACTGGTACGAAGCAGTTCGGACGGACTATCCTGCTGGCGGTCCACGCGCCGATGCGTGA
- a CDS encoding glycosyltransferase family 2 protein translates to MYNPDIKIARERGATVVTPDEPGYGYAYRYAFRQDTERVHNDADTTYGFEMIPQLLEPVQNGDADICMGSRLEGEIRDGSMPLLHKYVGNPLLTRFLNTFYGAGVSDAHSGFRVFTKDALETLELETTGMEFASEMIMEAGANDLTIEEVPIIYHEREGEETLDSFSDGWRHVRFMLVNAPDYLFSYPALLLVSVGAVLMSLSIARLSIGGVNFGIQTMVGGSLLAIVGYQVWTLALFSSIAANPINKPEGVLVGMIREQFQLEHGASIGILMAAVGVLYLGSVFGQWLLAGEAALLSATATLLASTVVVLGLQTVFGSFFMSMLADST, encoded by the coding sequence TTGTACAATCCAGATATAAAAATAGCACGCGAGCGGGGCGCGACAGTCGTGACACCTGACGAACCGGGCTATGGCTATGCGTATCGCTACGCGTTTCGACAAGACACGGAGAGAGTACATAACGATGCCGACACGACGTACGGTTTCGAGATGATTCCGCAGCTCCTCGAACCGGTCCAGAACGGCGACGCGGACATCTGTATGGGAAGCCGGCTGGAGGGGGAGATCCGGGACGGGTCGATGCCGCTACTCCACAAATACGTCGGGAACCCGCTGCTGACGCGGTTCCTGAACACGTTCTACGGAGCCGGTGTGAGCGATGCACACAGCGGGTTCCGGGTGTTCACCAAGGACGCGCTCGAAACGCTAGAGCTAGAGACGACCGGGATGGAGTTCGCCAGCGAGATGATCATGGAGGCCGGTGCGAACGACCTCACCATTGAAGAAGTCCCGATTATCTACCACGAGCGGGAGGGCGAGGAAACGCTCGATAGCTTCAGTGACGGCTGGCGACACGTCCGGTTCATGCTCGTGAACGCGCCGGACTACCTGTTCTCGTATCCGGCCCTACTGTTAGTCTCAGTCGGGGCGGTGTTGATGTCGCTGTCAATCGCCCGGCTGTCGATCGGCGGCGTCAACTTCGGAATACAGACGATGGTCGGCGGATCGTTGCTGGCGATCGTCGGGTATCAGGTCTGGACGCTGGCGCTGTTCAGTTCCATCGCTGCGAACCCGATCAACAAGCCCGAGGGTGTGCTTGTCGGCATGATACGGGAGCAGTTCCAGTTGGAGCACGGCGCGTCCATCGGCATTCTCATGGCTGCAGTCGGCGTTCTGTACCTCGGGAGCGTGTTCGGACAGTGGCTGCTCGCCGGCGAAGCGGCGTTACTGTCAGCCACGGCAACCCTTCTGGCCTCGACAGTCGTGGTGCTCGGGCTACAGACAGTGTTCGGGTCGTTCTTCATGAGTATGCTAGCAGACAGCACCTAA
- a CDS encoding glycosyltransferase family 4 protein: MTAEPLDGRISVLNVVVTIPEAHVGGAERAGLRFGDALAAHANVDTVMMEGKDDADLFADLGLSESIASIPSYTFIRDGLNRIFASSNNIWNVLIGTRLTPPKPLSDYDLVHIHNPVPLAGMVSVALHCRIKGIPYCVTTHGISKVPKIPEELGLSRGQRIVFNHGFLRAYKNVLSNATHLFALSEGDQDTITEWFSDQSVSVLPNGVDLNVSPEAPEVDTKVDLPDKPVLLFVGRIMASKGVDDLLEAFSLLEHDCKLIIVGPMRDEHFKDQIHTLSDDVEYRGYVEQAELDALYRRADLFVFPTRSDVFPLVTLEAMAAGTPVVSTTVGGLPEQIPDQVGRLVPPKEPKTFAAAVDGMLSNEQLRTEMGRAGKSLVEERYSWEAVAKAAVTEYYRIVN; encoded by the coding sequence GTGACAGCTGAACCGCTCGATGGTCGGATTTCCGTACTCAATGTCGTCGTGACGATACCAGAGGCACATGTTGGGGGTGCAGAGCGGGCCGGACTCCGGTTCGGCGACGCGCTGGCAGCCCACGCTAATGTGGATACTGTCATGATGGAAGGAAAAGACGACGCTGATCTGTTCGCCGATTTGGGCCTTTCGGAGTCGATCGCGTCGATACCATCCTATACATTCATTCGAGATGGGCTGAACCGAATCTTTGCTTCATCGAATAACATCTGGAACGTCCTCATTGGAACACGGTTGACACCGCCGAAACCACTTTCAGACTACGACCTCGTCCACATTCACAACCCTGTCCCGCTTGCTGGGATGGTAAGTGTAGCACTTCACTGTCGGATCAAGGGCATACCGTACTGTGTCACAACCCACGGCATCAGCAAGGTGCCCAAGATTCCAGAGGAACTTGGCCTGTCAAGAGGTCAACGTATCGTCTTCAATCATGGGTTTCTCCGCGCCTACAAGAACGTCCTGTCGAATGCCACTCATCTATTCGCACTGTCTGAGGGGGATCAAGATACAATTACCGAGTGGTTCTCGGATCAGTCTGTGAGTGTACTTCCGAATGGGGTCGATCTAAACGTCTCACCTGAAGCTCCCGAGGTCGACACCAAAGTGGACTTACCGGACAAACCGGTCCTGCTCTTTGTCGGCCGAATAATGGCGAGTAAGGGGGTAGACGACTTACTGGAAGCATTCTCGCTTCTCGAACACGACTGCAAGCTCATAATAGTGGGCCCCATGCGAGATGAACATTTCAAGGATCAGATTCATACCCTCAGCGATGATGTCGAATACCGCGGTTACGTCGAACAAGCGGAGCTTGATGCGCTGTATCGACGTGCAGATCTGTTCGTCTTCCCAACGCGATCCGATGTCTTCCCACTCGTAACGTTGGAGGCAATGGCGGCAGGAACTCCTGTTGTTTCGACGACAGTAGGTGGACTGCCGGAACAGATACCGGACCAAGTGGGACGGCTAGTTCCCCCTAAAGAGCCGAAAACGTTTGCTGCTGCAGTAGACGGGATGCTCTCGAATGAGCAGCTCAGAACAGAGATGGGCCGGGCTGGCAAGTCGTTAGTTGAGGAACGATATTCCTGGGAGGCTGTAGCGAAGGCAGCTGTGACAGAATATTACAGGATAGTCAACTGA
- a CDS encoding oligosaccharide flippase family protein — translation MNIQKSVVFSITRTSFTIARGFIFIYLITTQLSESAYGLWSVIFTIIITTVSIGGLHLNGSLIRFINKSGKRNQVFSDIMFIISVIYVIIFIILSTSLKYFTNLDVNFIIIILALVFIELFIKIESTFYRATHKVVYYESVQITKLLLDIVVFITAIEMGNGIQDGFYSLIISGTLVLIMLTYNLNSHIIKPEFSNFDRYLRYGIPMVPREASAQIIANTDRFLLLYYLSQEAVGIYVVCYTLSAMLQHISSVLKPVLYPLVVDLWDQNDQESLSEVYTKIFQVLSILLLPAGVGLALLADDIILLTSTRLIATQSASLVPILLIGFIIKALRDPLEFIFNARQENQLLAIYLITGSIINVSLNIILIPRIGLVGAAWATSAAHIVILFLLSYKVLSYIHLDLDYKMIMYSILSSVVMFIVISHIETQDPLLNIMLLPILGGSCYFVLLYGVSRGQVKSMAENLRNHTQ, via the coding sequence ATGAATATTCAGAAGAGTGTCGTATTTTCTATAACGAGGACATCTTTCACTATTGCGAGAGGTTTCATTTTTATTTATCTGATCACTACCCAACTGTCTGAATCTGCGTACGGCCTTTGGAGCGTGATATTCACGATAATTATTACTACTGTATCAATTGGCGGCTTACATCTTAATGGGTCACTGATCCGATTTATTAATAAGAGTGGAAAAAGAAATCAAGTATTTTCAGATATAATGTTTATTATCTCTGTGATATATGTGATCATATTCATCATTCTTAGTACATCATTAAAATATTTCACTAATCTGGACGTTAATTTCATTATCATAATATTGGCGCTAGTTTTTATAGAACTTTTTATAAAAATCGAATCAACATTTTATCGTGCTACACACAAGGTTGTCTACTATGAATCAGTTCAAATCACGAAACTTCTACTAGATATTGTTGTATTTATTACTGCTATCGAAATGGGCAACGGCATACAAGATGGTTTTTATTCGCTTATAATATCTGGAACACTTGTACTAATCATGTTGACATACAATCTCAACTCTCATATTATTAAGCCTGAATTTTCAAACTTCGATAGGTACCTGAGATATGGCATTCCCATGGTGCCGCGGGAGGCATCAGCTCAAATAATTGCAAATACGGATCGATTTCTACTTCTGTATTATCTGTCGCAGGAAGCGGTTGGGATATATGTAGTATGTTACACACTTTCAGCTATGTTACAACATATAAGTTCAGTACTGAAACCGGTTCTATATCCCTTAGTAGTTGACCTGTGGGATCAAAACGATCAGGAATCTCTTTCTGAGGTTTATACAAAAATATTCCAAGTTCTTTCAATCTTACTTCTGCCAGCTGGAGTCGGATTAGCTTTATTAGCGGACGATATAATCTTACTGACATCAACTCGTTTGATAGCGACACAGTCTGCTAGCCTTGTACCAATTCTTCTTATTGGGTTTATCATTAAGGCACTTCGGGACCCGTTAGAATTCATATTCAATGCACGGCAGGAAAATCAACTATTAGCTATCTATTTAATAACAGGATCAATAATCAACGTAAGCCTGAATATCATACTAATCCCGAGAATCGGATTAGTTGGGGCTGCTTGGGCCACCTCAGCAGCCCACATTGTTATTCTTTTTCTCTTATCATACAAAGTCTTATCATATATCCATCTTGATTTGGATTATAAGATGATCATGTATTCAATATTGTCTTCAGTTGTAATGTTTATTGTAATATCACATATAGAAACCCAAGACCCACTCCTAAATATTATGTTACTACCTATCTTAGGAGGGAGTTGTTATTTCGTTTTATTATATGGCGTATCCCGCGGCCAAGTTAAATCAATGGCCGAAAATTTACGAAATCACACCCAATAA
- a CDS encoding GDP-mannose 4,6-dehydratase, producing the protein MFVTGADGFVGSHLVDTLVEYGANVHTFVRATSSGELNNIRHQRENITVHRGDLRDKHSVDDALSTFQQYDDTLIFHLGAQAHVGESWDRPYETIDTNVSGTLNLLQSVVDLDLDITKFDTAGTSEEYGNVKEEMAEKHEFEEDGRVMLSERSPVNPTSIYATSKLAADFLTMNYNDAYGLPTVTTRMFNNYGPRQNPRYITGTIITQALERDIVELGNLQPKRDMCYVSDGVRGHLHVALGGNPGEQYVYGYGENTSMREWTETILEVGSEYGYWDNPEIVQDDDRYRPGDSDVEELLVGHEKLTEKTGWEPQVTWRQGIRQTIDWYANNKRSWYGRVDWR; encoded by the coding sequence GTGTTCGTAACGGGTGCTGACGGCTTCGTTGGTTCACATCTCGTCGATACACTAGTTGAGTACGGGGCGAACGTGCATACGTTTGTTCGGGCAACCTCCAGCGGAGAATTGAATAATATCCGTCACCAGCGTGAAAATATCACCGTCCATCGTGGCGACCTCCGCGACAAGCACTCGGTTGATGATGCCCTCTCAACATTTCAGCAGTACGATGATACGCTCATTTTCCACCTTGGAGCACAGGCCCACGTCGGCGAGTCTTGGGACCGACCCTACGAGACAATAGATACCAACGTCTCCGGGACGCTGAATCTGTTGCAGTCGGTTGTCGACCTTGATCTCGATATTACGAAATTTGACACCGCAGGTACAAGTGAAGAGTACGGAAACGTCAAAGAGGAGATGGCCGAGAAACACGAGTTCGAAGAGGACGGGCGTGTTATGCTTAGCGAGCGGTCGCCGGTCAATCCCACGAGTATCTATGCCACGTCCAAATTGGCGGCCGACTTCCTCACGATGAACTATAATGACGCATACGGGCTCCCAACAGTTACGACGCGGATGTTCAATAACTATGGGCCGCGTCAGAATCCACGCTACATTACTGGGACCATCATTACGCAAGCGCTCGAACGCGACATCGTCGAACTCGGGAATCTTCAGCCAAAACGGGACATGTGTTACGTCAGTGACGGCGTTCGAGGACATCTCCACGTCGCGCTCGGTGGCAATCCCGGTGAACAGTACGTCTACGGGTACGGTGAGAACACCTCGATGCGGGAGTGGACCGAGACGATTCTTGAAGTGGGTAGCGAATACGGCTATTGGGATAATCCTGAAATCGTTCAGGACGATGACCGGTACCGACCCGGTGATAGTGATGTTGAAGAGCTCCTCGTCGGGCACGAGAAACTCACCGAAAAGACCGGCTGGGAACCTCAGGTCACCTGGCGTCAGGGAATTAGACAGACAATCGACTGGTACGCGAACAACAAACGGTCATGGTACGGACGGGTGGACTGGCGATGA